Part of the Carassius auratus strain Wakin unplaced genomic scaffold, ASM336829v1 scaf_tig00001753, whole genome shotgun sequence genome is shown below.
tctctctctctctctctctctctctctctctctctctctctctctctctctctctctctctctctctctctctctctctctcttatatatatagcattttttttttagcgaTCCGTGCCACcccgtgtgtgtgtatatgaatatatgttagtgtgtgtatgcacgtgtgtgtgtgtataaatatatatatatatatatatgtttgtgtgtgtgtgtgtattcttttagtttcatttcacTTGAAGTACTTTAGTTACAAACTAAAATgcctaaaactaaataaaatgaaaactgtttattcatattaaaaaagaGCAGAAACTAAGAATGACAAgaacaaaaattaaacataaaaaaaaaactttaattaaaatgaaaacaaaatacaaaaaaaatggaatttaaaatattaacaaaagctaTAATAGTGTCTtggttattgtaaaataataagtaaCACTGGTTAGGAAGAAAAGATACATTTGATACATTCTTGAATGACTCTCCTTTGGAATCAGATAATCATCTGttgtatatttgatatatttaaacaAGCCACGAGTTGTGTTGTCATGAGCTGGAAACATCACTTTAGTACGTGGAAGGACAGATCAAAGCCAAActtgaatataaaatgtataacctGTTAAAGTCTGTATTTAAGAGATTATAATTTTATctcttaaatatgtaattttatctcttaatatgtaataaataagtattttctcTGAAAATACTCACTGAACactgtttgacaggattttaaatGTCAGTCTGTAAGTACTGAGCTGAATTTATCAGGTAAAATTTCCTTGGTATGTacatatgttaaaattaaaacattttaggaggggaaaaacaataaaaaaagaaaaaaccttctCATTCATGTTTCTCATCCACATTTGTTACATCTAAGGCACATTAAAGGGGACAGAACTAACAAATTTAGATAATCACAATTGTTATGTGACAAATTCATTTACAACATGcattcacagattttttttttccaaaaataatttatttgttttattgttatatatatatatatatatatatattcccattTGCTATAATCCATTGTGTAATCATCAAATATCCCCTTTTGTGTCTGAGATCTAGTTCATCTTCTGGCCTGTAAATCTTCATACTGCAATAACAGAacagagtctatcagagctgtgcaGTGCAGCAGGTTAGCAAGCAAATATgattaaagattattattattattattattattagagattACTAGAAGAGATTATTTATAGGATTTTAATTTGTATGAACcattataaattacaaaatagaTTTCCTACAGAAATGCTCATAACTACCTCATATGCTGGTGGAGGTGCACTTGGGACCGGACCGTAGTTTGGTGGAGGTGTAGCTAAGACCTGCTCGTAGGTTGGTGGAGGTAGAGCTGGCACTGGACTGTAATGTGGCAGAGGTGCAGGTGGGACTAGCCCATGTGCAGCCGGCAGCATGTACACCACTGAACTAATGGACTGCACCACTGCAGAAGAGTCCGGCTGGCCCACGAGCACAATATGGTTGACAGGCAAATCAGCGCCCATATAACTGACCTCCACACGTCTCGACTGAGAGAGAACCAATGTCAGATTTGTTACACATCTATCTGATAATTTTTTTCAAGATGAGAATGATCTTGATGTTTGGTTACCTTTGGTCTGCAACAACAGGAACAGGAAGTTAACGCAACAGTAACAGAGAAGATGAAGATGAAAGTATCACAGCCCATAAGGAGAAAGCAGGATACACCCTGATTAAATAACAGACACACAGTGATTATAAACTGAAATATGAATCAAAAACCGGTTGCCAGATCTAAACAgtataatattcatataaaatatcaCAACATACAGTATAATCACTTTAATCAAAGTCtggattaaatacatttaatctagACATATGCAAATTGCATATGTTTGAGTTTCAAAACAACCACTTACCCAAgtgaaataaaagtgaaagtgGAGAGACAGAGCAGCTGCTGCTGCATTTAGATAGCTGAGCATTTGTGAGGATTTGACCTGTAGTACACAAGATATGGTTAGAAATAAAGCCCATAAATTCCTCTTATTcaggcttgtttttgttttgttactgaCACTAACCAGACACGGTTTACATGTGTTTGCTGCCGAGGCTGTAACAAGTCCAGTTAAAGTGAACTGTAGAACAGAAACAGAACAGAGTTCAGTATTTGTATAACGTTGTACTGATATTAAAATGATGGACTTACGCTGATTGGTGAccagagaagaaaaaaactctCATTCCAGATTGTCAAACAGAGTCCCAATAAGGCTAGCAATATTTCCAAAATCTGTGAGACATAAACATAAGATATAGTGCTTGTTTCTTCAGACCCACTGTAAACTTCTCTTGATGTGGAACAGTTTTTACCCCCAGAGCCAGTGGCTTGGTGGTCAGGAACCTGGAGACGTATTCGCGCTGTTGCTGGTGTACTGGCATGGTTACCATCACATCCGAGGGCTTTGGCATCTTTGAAAATAAAGAGAGGATCTTGTCTTTGCACGTCTTTCTTGGAAGTCAAAACTTACTGACTGTCAAGAAAGCAGGTCTGTCATTCTTGAAGCTGGGAATCCAGATTTACCTGAAGAGCTTCTTAACAATGTGGAAGAGTTACTATGGAGTGGAAGAACGCAGCAACATTACCTTGTCAGTCACAAACATAGCCTGTATACCAGTGTCACATGACCAAAGAATGCTGGTCTAATACCAGCAAGGCTGTAATATGGTCACGAGGACACAGGTGGCTCCAGATGTGCTGATATATACAGAACAGCATAACTAAATATGTGATATggcttttatacaacagttccaaaaatctatttatttaatacCAATTTCTTGCTTTAATAATTCAACCACATTTGTCAATGTTTGGACCTATGTCTGTATTGCCTGCacaaatataatgaaattattcAAAGTAATTCAACTTAAtcattaaaaaactataaaatgcaACGTAATATTCGGATTTGTTAAATCACACTATAATTCAGATTAACacaatttattcatatttctgGCTGCATAAACCTTTCTGAAATACcatcattctatttttttttttatttttagtataaaactttaaaacctaatatatgaaaataaaacactattacaGAACGTTATTACGTTGTTATTAGATTTatatacattctaaatcataaacattgaTTTAATATCTGATATGAACAtactgcagatgagcaaacactctaaacaaaaaacatcttctagatgtaaatgcagacattaAATAGATGTGATGTGTTCTCAGTGAACCATCTCAAACACAAACTATCATAACAAATCATACTCAAAATGTAACATCAGATAAAAACTGAATAACAGTTTTTCGTGTGCACAGTGTGCGAAGCACTACAACTACGACCTTCGAGGCCACAATCAAATAGCATAAActgttttttatgattatttcacaTAGAAGGACACTGAATTGCGTCTGAGAACAATGTGTAAAAATTAAAGGGGGTAAGTCCTGTGATTTGCATTCAGGGTGTACCCCAAGGATCAGTACTAGGTCCCTTACTGTTTAGTTTGTATATTAATGATCTTCCG
Proteins encoded:
- the LOC113069580 gene encoding uncharacterized protein LOC113069580, which encodes MPKPSDVMVTMPVHQQQREYVSRFLTTKPLALGILEILLALLGLCLTIWNESFFLLWSPISFTLTGLVTASAANTCKPCLVKSSQMLSYLNAAAAALSLHFHFYFTWGVSCFLLMGCDTFIFIFSVTVALTSCSCCCRPKSRRVEVSYMGADLPVNHIVLVGQPDSSAVVQSISSVVYMLPAAHGLVPPAPLPHYSPVPALPPPTYEQVLATPPPNYGPVPSAPPPAYEYEDLQARR